In the Methyloterricola oryzae genome, one interval contains:
- a CDS encoding aldehyde dehydrogenase family protein translates to MNNPIGEHAAEIGALVARARKAQAGIEHYSQEQVDALTTAIAWSVVRQDRAETLARLAVDEGGFGNYPDKVLKIRNRIMGTLADMADVRTVGVVEESPDKGLIKIAKPVGVVAALIPTTGPDATPPLKALLALKGRNAIIVAAHPRTQKTSALVVDFMRAACEQVGAPADLIQLIEKPSLAKTQELMRQVDLIVATGGEAMVKAAYSSGTPAYGVGVGNSVHVVDETADLQDAARCIAVAKTFDYATSCLADNAVVAAAAVYDALKNLLMEQGGHVCNPEEKRRLQTVMWPKPGVPIPALEVIARSAGEIAALAGIPVSEACRFLVVEESGTGPEHPFSGEKLSVVLALYRYEGGIGQAVEQVNRITDYQGHGHTCGIHTCNDDHVMALAMGTRTARVMVNQNLNEGAGSPRNSLPYTLSLSCGTWGGNITTENVNARHFVNLTWVSRPVKPRVINEEALFREHWQKHGQ, encoded by the coding sequence ATGAACAACCCAATAGGCGAACACGCCGCCGAAATCGGCGCATTGGTAGCGCGTGCCCGCAAGGCGCAAGCGGGCATCGAGCACTACTCCCAGGAGCAGGTGGACGCGCTCACCACGGCCATCGCCTGGTCCGTCGTGCGGCAGGACCGCGCCGAGACTCTGGCGCGACTGGCTGTGGACGAGGGGGGATTCGGGAACTACCCGGACAAGGTGCTCAAGATCCGCAACCGCATCATGGGCACCTTGGCGGACATGGCGGACGTCAGGACCGTGGGCGTGGTCGAAGAAAGCCCCGACAAGGGCTTGATCAAGATCGCCAAGCCGGTGGGCGTGGTGGCCGCCCTGATCCCCACCACCGGCCCCGATGCCACTCCGCCATTGAAAGCACTTCTGGCCCTGAAGGGACGCAACGCCATCATCGTCGCCGCCCATCCGCGCACCCAGAAGACATCGGCCCTGGTGGTGGATTTCATGCGAGCCGCATGCGAACAGGTGGGCGCTCCGGCGGACCTGATCCAGTTGATCGAAAAACCCTCCCTGGCCAAGACCCAGGAACTGATGCGGCAGGTGGACCTGATCGTCGCCACCGGCGGCGAAGCCATGGTGAAGGCGGCCTACAGTTCGGGCACACCGGCCTATGGGGTGGGCGTAGGGAATTCCGTGCATGTGGTCGACGAGACGGCGGACCTGCAGGATGCGGCCAGATGCATCGCCGTGGCAAAAACCTTCGACTACGCCACCAGTTGCCTCGCCGACAACGCGGTGGTAGCGGCCGCGGCCGTGTACGATGCGCTCAAGAACCTGCTCATGGAACAGGGCGGCCATGTCTGCAATCCCGAGGAAAAACGCAGGCTGCAGACCGTGATGTGGCCAAAGCCCGGCGTGCCCATACCGGCCTTGGAAGTGATCGCCCGGTCGGCCGGCGAAATCGCGGCGCTGGCCGGAATACCTGTTAGCGAGGCCTGCCGGTTCCTCGTGGTGGAAGAATCCGGGACGGGCCCCGAGCACCCGTTTTCAGGCGAAAAGCTCTCGGTGGTGCTGGCCCTGTACCGCTACGAAGGTGGCATCGGGCAAGCGGTGGAGCAAGTCAACCGCATCACCGACTACCAGGGGCACGGCCATACCTGCGGCATCCACACCTGCAACGACGACCATGTGATGGCCTTGGCCATGGGCACGCGCACCGCGCGGGTGATGGTGAACCAGAACCTCAACGAGGGCGCGGGCAGCCCCCGCAATAGCCTGCCCTACACCCTGAGCCTGAGCTGCGGCACCTGGGGCGGCAACATCACCACGGAAAATGTCAACGCGCGCCACTTCGTCAACCTCACCTGGGTGTCCCGGCCGGTAAAACCGCGCGTGATAAACGAGGAAGCGTTATTTCGCGAGCACTGGCAGAAACATGGGCAATAG
- a CDS encoding cobalamin-independent methionine synthase II family protein, with product MKIRGSEVLIPTSMVGNYPNPRWWDAEFARHFRGDQEPPDSMWREALEDVIGAIARDQENAGLDIIADGRVHGDNYADQALYYYFRRLGYNLKGGHLGFPIYSRLHAGTVDQEIKRRGAIMVEQAKALKRATRKPVKIQYTGIQVLAQASNDLHYKSSRDRAMAIAAAINEDLLEVDALGVDFIQLDEFTWPYGFEDWAIEAFNRAVEGVKNAKIIVHVCWGNWGGTPAYLPDETASAGEVYDLTKRRGKQPEATATVVPAAYRAHIDVLNLESCGRRSDDMSGLDVLKSNALPDNISFWAGVIDVKSTITETAEQVADRIRRLLQVIPAERLGVTTDCGLILLQRYIAIDKLHALVQGTELVRRELAAKRAAAA from the coding sequence ATGAAGATTCGTGGCAGCGAGGTACTCATCCCGACCAGCATGGTCGGCAACTATCCCAACCCGCGCTGGTGGGACGCGGAATTTGCCCGCCACTTCAGAGGCGATCAGGAGCCGCCGGATTCCATGTGGCGCGAGGCGCTGGAGGATGTGATCGGCGCGATCGCCCGGGACCAGGAAAATGCCGGCCTGGACATCATCGCTGATGGGCGCGTGCATGGCGACAACTATGCCGACCAGGCCCTGTATTACTACTTCCGCCGCCTCGGCTACAATCTCAAGGGCGGGCACCTCGGCTTCCCTATCTACAGCCGTTTGCACGCCGGCACGGTGGATCAGGAAATCAAACGGCGCGGCGCCATCATGGTCGAGCAGGCGAAGGCGCTGAAACGCGCCACGCGCAAGCCGGTCAAGATCCAGTACACCGGCATCCAGGTGCTGGCCCAGGCCAGCAACGACCTGCATTACAAATCCTCCCGGGACCGGGCCATGGCCATCGCGGCCGCCATCAACGAGGATCTGCTGGAAGTGGACGCCCTGGGTGTCGACTTCATCCAACTGGACGAGTTCACCTGGCCCTACGGCTTCGAGGATTGGGCCATCGAGGCCTTCAACCGGGCGGTGGAGGGCGTGAAGAACGCCAAGATCATCGTGCACGTGTGCTGGGGCAACTGGGGCGGGACGCCCGCCTACCTGCCCGACGAAACCGCCAGCGCCGGCGAAGTCTACGATCTGACCAAGCGGCGAGGAAAGCAGCCGGAAGCCACCGCCACGGTGGTTCCAGCCGCCTACCGGGCACACATCGACGTGCTCAACCTGGAGAGCTGCGGACGCCGCAGTGACGACATGAGCGGGCTGGACGTCCTCAAATCGAATGCCTTGCCGGACAACATCAGCTTCTGGGCGGGGGTGATCGACGTCAAGAGCACCATCACCGAAACCGCCGAGCAGGTCGCGGATCGCATCCGCAGGCTGCTGCAGGTGATCCCGGCGGAGCGGCTCGGGGTGACCACGGACTGCGGGCTGATTTTGTTGCAACGCTATATCGCCATCGACAAACTGCATGCCCTGGTGCAAGGAACCGAGCTGGTGCGGCGGGAACTGGCGGCTAAGCGGGCCGCGGCGGCCTGA
- a CDS encoding MinD/ParA family ATP-binding protein codes for MARTISIHSFRGGTGKTNTTANLAALLGRAGKRVAVVDTDIQSPGIHVLFGLDESAVRHTLNDFLWGACDIREAAHDVSAVAGAAGPGAVYLVPSSTRSGDIARVLREGYSVEMLTDGFQAMIGDLALDVLLIDTHPGLNEETLLAIAISDVLLVIMRPDQQDYLGTGVTVEVARRLEVPRMLMVVNKTPEIFAPTEVKAKVEDAYGCPVVGVLPHSETMMQLASGGIFAVHHPDHPLSAIYAKISKALLD; via the coding sequence ATGGCGAGGACCATTTCGATCCATTCGTTTCGCGGCGGCACCGGCAAGACCAACACCACGGCGAATCTAGCCGCGCTTCTGGGCCGCGCGGGCAAGCGCGTGGCCGTGGTCGACACGGATATCCAGTCTCCGGGCATACACGTGCTGTTCGGGCTGGATGAGTCGGCGGTGCGGCATACCCTGAACGACTTCCTGTGGGGCGCCTGCGACATCCGCGAGGCGGCCCACGATGTCTCGGCGGTGGCTGGCGCCGCCGGGCCCGGCGCGGTTTATCTGGTGCCGTCCAGCACGCGCAGCGGCGATATCGCCCGCGTGCTGCGCGAGGGGTATAGCGTCGAAATGCTGACCGATGGTTTCCAGGCGATGATCGGCGATCTTGCCCTGGATGTGCTGCTCATCGACACCCACCCCGGCCTCAATGAGGAAACCCTGCTCGCCATCGCCATCTCGGACGTGCTGCTGGTCATCATGCGCCCTGATCAGCAGGACTACCTGGGCACCGGCGTCACCGTGGAAGTGGCGCGCCGCCTGGAAGTCCCACGCATGCTGATGGTGGTCAACAAGACCCCTGAGATCTTTGCGCCCACCGAGGTGAAGGCCAAGGTCGAGGATGCCTACGGCTGCCCCGTCGTCGGCGTACTTCCGCATTCCGAAACGATGATGCAACTGGCGAGTGGCGGCATTTTCGCCGTGCATCATCCCGATCATCCCCTGAGCGCGATCTACGCGAAGATCAGCAAGGCACTGCTGGATTGA
- a CDS encoding EAL domain-containing protein — MNRRFRRPRRLLAKHEISLVVLLALVPVFLTLTLSFLWTVRHIEHQMAFLADATARRSEKILKVTETNLRQLAEHTSARCDLNALAFMREKVFSVLYIREMGIINDNRLTCNDIQRFTPPVLITDRESSKISESDGEITIVPPVATLQGGKSMLVNYRVDARNYVNALIDPDLFQEFHEYVRLGEVSSVFLVRGDGKAVISFGTMSEGDLPPLMESIPHQLQHRGKLFSVYKSGAFPLYAVVASSPAFILRQWRDQSLPLGFSGLFISVALIALLKSNRRRRSLLQGELWQALENDELVLHYQPVIDMHSQRCVGAETLVRWQHPEQGLLMPLIFLPAAEQTGVIRALTHWVVRRVEWELGAFLKNNPDIYVSINLSPSDLGCDGHKVGFEDLVIDLVPNGQIVYEVTEQSLIPDHVTSANDIMQSLRRRGAKVALDDFGTGYSSLSYLHRFPVDYLKIDKAFVDGIEDEAESASLVDHIIGIGHSLQFQLIAEGIEHLYQMRYLLKSGVQFGQGFFFSRPLAVDEFLVFVRERNKEVM; from the coding sequence TTGAATAGACGTTTTCGCCGGCCCCGGCGGCTCCTGGCGAAGCACGAAATTTCCCTCGTCGTCCTGCTCGCGCTCGTCCCGGTTTTCCTCACACTCACCCTTTCCTTCCTCTGGACGGTGCGGCACATCGAACATCAGATGGCCTTCCTGGCGGACGCGACGGCGCGGCGCTCGGAAAAGATACTGAAGGTCACGGAAACCAATTTGCGCCAACTGGCCGAGCATACCTCGGCGCGCTGCGACCTGAACGCCCTCGCCTTCATGCGCGAAAAGGTGTTCAGCGTGCTGTATATCCGCGAGATGGGCATCATCAACGACAACCGGCTTACCTGCAACGATATCCAGCGATTTACACCGCCGGTACTCATCACCGACCGGGAGTCGAGCAAGATCTCCGAGAGCGACGGGGAAATCACCATCGTGCCGCCGGTTGCGACCCTGCAGGGCGGCAAATCAATGCTGGTCAATTACCGCGTCGATGCGCGCAACTACGTGAACGCGCTGATCGATCCCGACCTGTTTCAGGAGTTTCATGAATACGTGCGGCTGGGCGAAGTCAGCAGCGTGTTCCTGGTGCGCGGCGACGGCAAAGCCGTCATCAGCTTCGGCACCATGTCCGAGGGCGATCTGCCGCCCCTGATGGAGAGCATCCCGCACCAGCTGCAGCATCGCGGCAAGCTGTTCTCCGTCTACAAGTCCGGCGCCTTCCCCCTGTATGCGGTAGTGGCCAGTTCGCCCGCCTTCATACTGCGACAATGGCGGGACCAGTCGCTGCCCCTCGGGTTTAGCGGACTGTTCATCTCCGTCGCCCTGATCGCCCTGCTCAAGTCCAACCGGCGCCGGCGCAGCCTGCTGCAGGGGGAGTTATGGCAGGCCCTGGAAAACGACGAACTGGTGCTGCATTACCAGCCGGTGATCGACATGCACAGCCAGCGCTGCGTGGGCGCGGAAACCCTGGTGCGCTGGCAGCATCCGGAGCAAGGCCTGCTGATGCCGCTGATCTTCCTGCCGGCCGCGGAGCAGACCGGGGTCATCCGCGCACTGACCCACTGGGTGGTGCGGCGCGTGGAGTGGGAACTTGGCGCCTTTCTCAAGAACAATCCGGATATCTATGTCAGCATCAATCTCAGCCCATCCGACTTGGGCTGTGACGGCCACAAGGTAGGCTTCGAGGATCTCGTGATCGACCTGGTTCCCAACGGCCAGATTGTCTACGAAGTCACCGAGCAAAGCCTGATCCCCGACCATGTCACTAGCGCCAACGACATCATGCAGTCCCTGCGCCGGCGCGGCGCCAAGGTCGCCCTGGACGACTTCGGCACCGGCTATTCCAGCCTCAGCTACCTGCACCGTTTTCCAGTGGATTACCTGAAGATCGACAAAGCCTTCGTGGATGGCATCGAAGACGAGGCCGAGAGTGCCAGCCTGGTGGACCACATCATCGGCATCGGGCACAGCCTGCAGTTCCAACTCATCGCCGAAGGCATCGAGCACCTCTATCAGATGCGCTATCTGCTCAAGAGCGGCGTGCAGTTCGGCCAGGGCTTCTTCTTCTCCCGGCCGCTGGCGGTGGATGAATTCCTCGTGTTCGTGCGCGAGCGCAACAAGGAAGTCATGTGA